One Luteitalea sp. DNA segment encodes these proteins:
- a CDS encoding glucose sorbosone dehydrogenase, producing the protein MTSVAELSPLQTPPTERPETPPRATRKPRQPADPYTQIYTDYCSGCHGSTLSGGRAPTLFDDTWRGGGDDASLTTSIREGLRGTEMPPFKEVLTEAQIEGLIGYLRRQRLLVEKNASRARHPAGQVVRSEQQTFKLEVVAEGLATPWGMAFLPDGRLLVTERPGGLRVIEKGKLLPTPIADTPTVWTEQDGGLFDIEAHPDYAENGWLYLSYAEPGKQATSMTTIVRGRIQNGHWVDQEVLYRAPADLFFPTNVHYGSRFLFDKQGHLFYTIGDRGHDTDAQDLSRSNGKVHRVNGDGTVPRDNPFVGRAGALESIWSYGHRNPQGLSRHPVTGELWAAEHGPIGGDELNRIEPGRNYGWPLVTFGRMGRNAQPIPTEQRGMEAPVTHWNPTIAPSGIAFYTGDRFPAWKNDLFVTGLGGEALRRLEIDGDKVLHEEVVFTEFGRVRDVSTGPDGYLYVALAVPGVRVSDTTPGMIVRLVPAGDE; encoded by the coding sequence ATGACATCGGTCGCAGAACTGTCCCCGTTACAGACTCCCCCCACCGAGCGGCCGGAGACGCCGCCTCGAGCAACACGGAAGCCGCGCCAGCCTGCCGATCCGTATACGCAGATTTATACCGACTACTGCTCAGGCTGTCACGGCTCGACGTTGAGCGGCGGCCGGGCTCCCACCCTCTTCGATGACACCTGGCGCGGCGGCGGCGACGACGCGAGCCTGACGACGAGCATCAGAGAAGGGCTGCGGGGCACCGAGATGCCGCCGTTCAAGGAGGTCCTGACGGAAGCGCAGATCGAGGGCCTCATCGGCTATCTCCGCCGACAGCGTCTGCTCGTCGAGAAGAACGCGTCGAGGGCTCGACACCCCGCGGGTCAAGTCGTGCGCTCCGAGCAGCAGACGTTCAAGCTCGAGGTCGTGGCGGAAGGGCTCGCCACGCCGTGGGGCATGGCCTTCCTACCCGACGGCCGACTGCTCGTGACCGAGCGTCCTGGTGGGCTGCGCGTGATCGAGAAGGGCAAGCTGCTGCCAACGCCTATCGCCGACACGCCCACGGTGTGGACCGAGCAGGACGGTGGGTTGTTCGACATCGAGGCGCACCCGGATTACGCAGAGAACGGGTGGCTCTATCTGTCGTATGCGGAGCCTGGCAAGCAAGCGACGTCGATGACGACAATCGTCCGCGGCCGCATCCAGAACGGCCATTGGGTCGATCAGGAAGTGTTGTATCGGGCGCCGGCAGATCTCTTCTTCCCCACCAACGTCCATTACGGCTCACGATTCCTGTTCGACAAGCAGGGACATCTTTTCTACACGATCGGTGACCGCGGCCACGACACCGACGCGCAAGATCTGTCGCGGTCCAACGGGAAGGTGCACCGCGTCAACGGCGATGGGACGGTGCCACGCGACAACCCATTCGTCGGACGCGCCGGAGCGCTGGAGTCGATCTGGAGCTACGGCCATCGGAATCCGCAGGGGCTCTCCCGTCATCCCGTGACCGGGGAGCTGTGGGCTGCAGAGCACGGCCCGATCGGCGGCGACGAGCTGAACCGGATCGAGCCTGGCCGCAACTACGGCTGGCCGCTCGTCACCTTTGGTCGCATGGGACGAAACGCCCAGCCGATTCCGACTGAACAGCGCGGGATGGAGGCGCCTGTCACACACTGGAACCCGACGATTGCACCGAGCGGCATCGCGTTCTACACTGGCGACCGCTTCCCGGCGTGGAAAAACGACCTCTTCGTGACCGGCCTCGGTGGCGAAGCGCTCCGGCGTCTCGAGATCGACGGAGACAAGGTCCTGCACGAAGAGGTCGTCTTCACGGAGTTCGGCCGCGTTCGTGATGTGAGCACCGGACCGGACGGCTATCTCTACGTGGCCCTGGCCGTACCGGGCGTGAGGGTGTCGGATACGACCCCCGGCATGATCGTGCGGCTCGTACCGGCTGGCGACGAGTAA
- a CDS encoding FAD-binding protein: MALSDTIHRDLIALVGSSGLLTRAEDVIPYSFDGTAALRVKPDAVILPRTTEQVAGCVRLAAQHGVPIVTRGSGTGLSGGSVPVREGWVMCLAQMDAILDVDARNLTVRAQAGAVTEKIDRAAAVHGLFYPPDPSSARISTIGGNVAENSGGLRGLKYGVTRDYVMALEVVLADGAVARVGNRSVKDVAGYSMKDLFIGSEGTLGVITEVVLKLLPRPAAQGTLLALYGRLEDAAETVSAIIAAKIIPCTLEFLDRITVTCVEDYARIGLPTECAALLLMSTDGHPAAVADEIARMEEIARQFGAAEVRRARTEAEAARLTAARRHALSALARVKPTTILEDVTVPRSEVACLVAFIAETAASYGLQVGTFGHLGDGNLHPTFLTDERDADEMRRVHLALDAIVSKTLALGGTITGEHGVGLAKKQWLRQQMGDASYDLMRRVKQALDPQGLLNPGKIFE; the protein is encoded by the coding sequence ATGGCTTTGTCAGACACCATCCACCGCGACCTCATCGCCCTCGTCGGCTCGAGTGGGCTGCTCACACGCGCCGAGGACGTCATCCCCTACAGCTTCGATGGAACAGCGGCGCTCAGGGTCAAGCCGGATGCCGTGATTTTGCCGCGCACGACCGAGCAGGTTGCGGGCTGTGTGCGACTGGCGGCACAACATGGCGTGCCGATCGTGACGCGCGGCTCGGGGACTGGTCTCAGCGGTGGCAGCGTCCCAGTGCGCGAAGGATGGGTCATGTGCCTCGCGCAGATGGACGCGATCCTCGACGTCGATGCGCGGAACCTCACGGTGCGCGCGCAAGCGGGAGCGGTGACCGAGAAGATCGACCGGGCCGCCGCCGTCCACGGGCTGTTCTATCCACCCGATCCCAGCTCCGCACGGATTAGCACCATCGGCGGCAACGTGGCGGAGAATTCGGGCGGTCTGCGAGGCCTGAAGTACGGCGTCACCCGCGACTATGTCATGGCGCTCGAGGTGGTGCTGGCCGATGGCGCCGTCGCGCGCGTCGGCAATCGGTCGGTGAAGGACGTGGCTGGCTATTCGATGAAGGACCTGTTCATCGGGTCCGAAGGGACGCTTGGCGTCATCACCGAGGTGGTCCTCAAGCTGCTGCCGCGACCCGCCGCGCAGGGCACCCTGCTTGCGCTGTATGGTCGCCTCGAGGATGCCGCTGAGACCGTATCCGCCATCATTGCCGCGAAGATCATTCCGTGCACGCTGGAGTTTCTGGACCGGATCACGGTGACGTGCGTCGAGGACTACGCGCGTATTGGCCTGCCGACCGAATGCGCCGCGCTACTGCTCATGAGCACGGACGGCCATCCTGCCGCCGTCGCCGACGAGATAGCGCGCATGGAGGAGATTGCGCGCCAATTCGGCGCGGCGGAGGTCCGGCGTGCGCGGACCGAGGCGGAGGCTGCCCGACTGACGGCGGCGCGCCGGCATGCCCTGTCGGCCCTGGCGCGCGTGAAGCCGACAACCATCTTGGAGGATGTCACGGTGCCGCGCAGTGAGGTGGCCTGTCTAGTGGCGTTCATTGCCGAGACCGCCGCCTCCTACGGGCTGCAGGTCGGCACCTTCGGCCATCTGGGCGACGGCAATCTCCATCCGACGTTTCTCACCGACGAGCGCGACGCCGATGAAATGCGTCGGGTCCACCTCGCCCTGGACGCGATTGTGTCCAAGACGCTGGCACTCGGCGGGACGATCACCGGTGAGCACGGCGTCGGGCTGGCCAAGAAGCAATGGCTCCGCCAGCAGATGGGCGACGCCAGCTACGACCTCATGCGCCGCGTCAAGCAGGCGCTCGATCCGCAGGGGCTCCTCAATCCGGGCAAGATCTTCGAGTAA
- a CDS encoding NIPSNAP family protein — protein sequence MPELHAQSANRVFEIRTYTASEGNFEALKARFRDHTIGLFEKHGMTNIGYWTPQDGPLSQNTLIYILAYPSREAAKQSWDAFRADPVWQKALAASEAEAEGSLTDNVESLFVEPADFSPLK from the coding sequence ATGCCGGAGTTGCATGCGCAGTCGGCCAATCGGGTGTTCGAGATCAGAACCTATACAGCGTCCGAAGGCAACTTCGAGGCGCTCAAAGCCCGTTTCCGCGATCACACCATAGGTCTGTTCGAAAAGCATGGGATGACCAATATCGGCTACTGGACGCCGCAGGACGGTCCGTTGTCGCAAAATACGCTCATCTACATCCTGGCCTACCCGAGTCGGGAGGCGGCAAAACAGAGCTGGGACGCCTTTAGAGCCGATCCGGTGTGGCAGAAGGCGCTTGCGGCCTCGGAGGCCGAGGCCGAAGGTTCTCTGACCGACAACGTCGAGTCCCTCTTCGTGGAGCCTGCCGATTTCTCTCCCCTCAAGTAA